Proteins encoded by one window of Arachis hypogaea cultivar Tifrunner chromosome 1, arahy.Tifrunner.gnm2.J5K5, whole genome shotgun sequence:
- the LOC112791646 gene encoding THO complex subunit 3, with protein MDEKIPFKNLHSREYSGHKKKVHSVAWNCIGTKLASGSVDQTARIWHIEPHGHGKVKDIELKGHTDSVDQLCWDPKHADLIATASGDKTVRLWDARSGKCSQQAELSGENINITYKPDGTHVAVGNRDDELTILDVRKFKPIHRRKFNYEVNEIAWNMTGEMFFLTTGNGTVEVLSYPSLRPLDTLMAHTAGCYCIAIDPVGRYFAVGSADSLVSLWDISEMMCVHTFTKLEWPVRTISFNYTGDLIASASEDLFIDISNVQTGRTVHQIPCRAAMNSVEWNPKYNLLAYAGDDKNKYQADEGVFRIFGFENA; from the exons ATGGACGAAAAAATCCCCTTCAAGAATCTGCATAGCAGAGAGTACTCTGGTCACAAGAAGAAg GTGCACTCTGTGGCATGGAACTGCATTGGAACAAAACTCGCTTCTGGCTCTGTTGATCAAACTGCTCGAATCTGGCATATTGAGCCACATGGCCAT GGTAAGGTCAAAGATATCGAATTGAAGGGTCACACTGATAGTGTAGATCAGCTATGTTGGGACCCCAAACATGCTGATCTGATTGCAACTGCATCAGGTGACAAGACCGTTCGTTTGTGGGATGCTCGTA GTGGAAAATGCTCACAACAGGCAGAACTTAGTGGAGAGAATATCAATATTACCTACAAACCTGATGGGACTCATGTAGCTGTAGGCAATAGG GATGATGAGTTAACAATATTGGATGTCCGGAAGTTCAAACCAATTCATAGGCGGAAGTTCAATTACGAG GTAAATGAGATTGCTTGGAACATGACAGGAGAGATGTTCTTTCTAACAACAGGAAATG GGACTGTGGAAGTACTGTCTTATCCATCTCTTCGACCTCTTGATACCCTCATGGCTCATACAGCTGGTTGTTATTGCATCGCAATCGACCCAGTAGGAAG ATATTTTGCTGTTGGAAGTGCTGATTCCCTTGTTAGCTTGTGGGATATCTCAGAGATGATGTGTGTTCATACATTCACAAAGCTCGA ATGGCCTGTTCGGACAATCAGTTTCAATTATACTGGGGATTTGATTGCTTCTGCGAGTGAAGACTTATTTATCGATATT TCGAATGTCCAAACTGGACGAACTGTGCATCAGATTCCTTGTAGAGCTGCCATGAACAGTGTTGAGTGGAACCCTAAATATAATTTACTGGCTTATGCTGGTGATGACAAAAACAAGTATCAGGCTGATGAAG GTGTTTTCCGAATTTTCGGCTTTGAGAATGCATAA